One window of Caloenas nicobarica isolate bCalNic1 chromosome 7, bCalNic1.hap1, whole genome shotgun sequence genomic DNA carries:
- the LOC135990749 gene encoding annexin A8-like → MAWWKAWSEAEGKSVTGVLNFDPVPDAQTLYKAMKGLGTDEQTIIDVLTKRTNMQRQQIAKSFKGQFGKDLIESLKSELSGNFERLIVALMYSPFKYDAKELHDAMKGVGTSEDVIIEILASRTKAQIKEIIKAYKEEYGSDLEEDIKSDTSGYFEQILVCLLQGERDNESFYVDIALARQDAETLHAAGEKIQGTDEIQFITILCTRSATHLLKVFEEYQKLAGKSIEDSIKGETHGSLEDAMLAIVKCTRNVHRYFAERLYHALKGAGTHDGTLIRVIVSRSEVDLNLIKAEFKNIAGKTLSSMILDDTSGDYKTALLNLCGSD, encoded by the exons ATGGCATGGTGGAAGGCCTGG aGTGAAGCAGAGGGCAAGTCCGTGACAGGTGTTTTAAACTTTGACCCTGTACCTGATGCTCAAACTCTGTACAAGGCCATGAAAGGGCTTG GGACTGATGAACAAACTATAATTGACGTCCTAACCAAGAGAACCAATATGCAGCGTCAACAGATTGCCAAATCCTTCAAAGGACAGTTTGGAAAG GATCTGATTGAAAGCCTGAAGTCTGAACTGAGTGGCAACTTTGAGAGGCTCATTGTAGCTCTCATGTACTCCCCATTCAAGTATGATGCCAAGGAGCTCCATGATGCCATGAAG GGTGTGGGAACAAGTGAAGATGTTATCATAGAGATTCTGGCATCCCGAACAAAAGCGCAGATCAAGGAAATAATAAAGGCGTACAAAGAAG AATACGGTTCTGATCTGGAGGAAGACATAAAATCAGATACAAGTGGCTACTTTGAACAGATCCTGGTTTGCCTTCTTCAG gGTGAGAGGGACAATGAGTCTTTCTATGTGGACATAGCGCTGGCTCGCCAAGATGCAGAG ACTCTCcatgctgctggggagaagatACAGGGCACTGACGAGATACAGTTTATCACCATCTTGTGCACGAGGAGTGCCACACACCTGCTGAAAG TGTTTGAAGAATACCAGAAACTGGCCGGTAAGAGCATAGAAGACTCTATCAAGGGTGAAACTCATGGTTCACTCGAGGATGCCATGCTGGCTATTG TGAAATGCACCAGGAACGTCCATCGCTACTTTGCAGAGAGGCTGTACCATGCTTTAAAG GGGGCTGGCACTCATGATGGGACTCTTATAAGGGTGATTGTTTCTCGAAGTGAAGTTGATTTAAATCTCATAAAGGCTGAATTCAAGAATATCGCAGGAaagactctctccagtatgaTTCTG GATGACACCAGTGGTGATTACAAGACAGCCTTGCTGAATCTCTGTGGCAGTGACTGA